The genome window CTTCACTGTGAACGGAATATTTTGATCAGCGAGCGCTTCCAGAGCCGCCTCAGGCACGAGATGCTCGCCCGAGCGGAGGACGCGCCCGGAGAAACGGCCCAGCAAAAAGCCGACGGCCTGTTTCTCGGTCTCGCGGTCGGGAAACGTGATGGTCACCATGTCGAACCTCCCTTCGCGCCAGAGTGGCTTTTCTCAGTTAAGCCAATCCCCGGCACCGATACAAGGCCGCAGCATCATCAGCACCCATCCAACGCGTTGCGGACGGCGGCAACCAGCTCATCGACGGTCACGGTGAGGCTGTGGTCGAGGTCGAACGATTCACACGCGTCGACGCTGTTCTCGCCGAGGGCGATGGTGACGCCGACGACCAGCTCGTCGACAGTCACGGCGTTGCTGCTGTCACAGTCGCCGGTGCAGATCGGAGGGGGCGTCGCGGTTTCCGTCGGCGTCGGCGAGGGAGTCGGGATCAGGGTTACGGTCGGCGTAGCCGACGCGCTGGGCGACGGAGTCGGCGTGGCTGTGGGTGTCTGTGTCGGCGTCGCGGTCGGCGTGGCCGTCGGGGTATCCGTGGGCGTCCGTGTCGGCGTGGCCGTCGGAGTATTCGTTGGGGTCTCAGTTGGCGTCGCGGTCGGCGTGTCGGAGCAGCGAAGTCGTCGTTCGGCGGCGGAACTGCAGAGGCGTGGCTCTCAAGACACGCAATGACGACTGCAAGTGCGCAAGATATCCGCTCAGCCTTCGAGACAGGCGCTGAAAAACGCGACCTCTTCAGGCCGAGCGGGAGAAGAGCGAGGCTAGAATTGTGCGTGCGTGAAAGAATCGAGCCAAGTCATGCGAGCCCCCTTCCGACGCGGCGTCACCGCTGGCCACTGCTACATGCAGGCCCCGGTGACGCCTGCGCTTACCGTGGACTCGGAAGAGATGTCAAGGAAGACGTGACGCTCCGCGTCGTCCAGCACTCGGGGGTGCTGGGGAGGCGAGATCAGTTCACCACCGTGAGGCCGGGAACTCGGCGAAAGTGCCCAACGTTGCGCGTAACGAGCGTCGCCTTGTGCGCCAGGGCTATCGCCGCGATCAGCAGGTCGGCCCGTCCTATCCGCCGCAATCCGGGCAAAGCCCGTAGTCGATCGACGTGTGCCACCGCCGCTTGGTTCAGCGGCACGAACAGGATCTGCGCCAACAGTTCTTCCGTGCGTAAAAGCCGCTCTTGAGCTCGGAGACATTCCGCCGCAGTTGCAGCTTTCAGCACGTGATCAAAACGGCCGCGGAGCAGTTCGATCTTGGTAACGATTGTGGTCCCGACGTCTGGATCCTCCACGGCGCGCAGGCGTTCAACGACGCGCGCGTGACCCGCATGGAGGTACGTCAGCGTGTCGGTGTCAGCAGAAGCATCACGCATCGCGCGTGTCGGTTTCCGGCCGGCCCCGTTCGGCGTAGATTGCGCTCCGGAGCGAGTCAAGGAATTCATCCTCAGCGAGGACGCCGGCCTGCTGGAGCAAAATGGTGCGGCCGTCGTGTGAGCGCAGCCACTCATCGATCGCCGCGCGGAGAAAACGCCACGTATCCTCGATCCGCCGACCGGGAATACACCCCTGCCTCGCCGCCCGTTCGATCGTCTCTCTTGGCAGTCGGAGGTATTCCGCTACCTCTTCCAGCGTCAGGACATCCGTGGTGGTGCTTGTCGCTCGTCTCATGCTTCGTATCTCCGCATCGAGGTCGAACTGGTATCACACCACCGAGACTAGCACACCGACAACGCGCCTGTCATATGAGGTGCTCCCCTCGGACGAGCAACGACACGGCGTCCAATCTACCGGTACGGCCGTCCCGCCTCCTTGAACGCCGCCTCGATCTCGGCTCGGACACGTTCGCGTATGCCAGGAGCAAGCTCCGGCACCTCGGCAAGCCGAGCCAGCAACGTGGCCTCCTCTGCAAACCGATGTCGGATCGCCTCACGGACAAACTGACGATCCTTGTCGCGTCCCGCGATCGCTTTCGCGATCAGCAGATCGTGCACCTCGAGACACAAGCCGGTGACGCCCCGTGTATTCTCGTTTCGAATCGGCACGAGCCGTTCACGCCAGCCCACCGGCAGCACCGCCGTGGCCTCGTCCACACCTTGAGCGTAGTAGCCATAGGTCGCGTGAAACGGCGATAACTCTCCGATGCTCCCGTCGATGAGGTCGGCCCGTTCCGGGTGACTGAGCGGAAACACGTCCGCCTCAACGGACGCGCGTAGCAATGCCGGAGCATCCGGAAACTGGGCGAGCAGTGCCTGGCTGCCGATAACGACGATGTGGTCGTCGTTCGCAATATCGGCGGCGGCGCGGAGCACATGCTCCAACTCGGCGCGCGTCACGATCGACCGGCTTCCCGCGCCGCCACTTGGCGCCAGATCTGCCAGCGCTCGTCGGCCGAAAGCACGCCGGCAAACGGGCTCGACTGGCGCAGCTCGCAGCCCAACTCGCCCCCGTCGGCGAGAAAGGCCGCCACTGCCTCGGCATCGCGACTGAGCACCTCCTGCCACTGCAAGGCATAAAACGGGGGCGTGGGGCTCAGGAGAATCCAGCTCTCCACACGGGCCCGCGCCCGATCGAGAATGCTCGGGTCGCGGCGCAGTCGCTCGGCAATCACCTGATGATAGGCGCGGCTCCGTAGCTCGCTTAGCCGATGCCGGTCCATGTGTAATTCCGGGTAACTCGCCATCTCATTCCTACACCGTCGACCCAGCGCTTGCCAGCGCGCCAAGGCGACCGGACGCCGGCGGCAACCGCGCCTGATCACCAGCCCCTACTTGGAGACCTCGGATCGCTCCGCCGCCACCTGGCCATCGAGCAATCGGCGCAGGTAGCGAAACCCGAACAAGGCCAGGAAGTCGAGCACGCCGGCCTCGATCTTTAGCGTCTTCAACATTTCCTGCAGCTCCTGCGCGCTGAGATAGGTCTTGGCCTGCCACACTCCCATCTTGCCGCTCAGCACCAACTCGCCGTTCTCGGTGCCGACCTCATCGATGGTCATGTTGAAGTTGCCGGCGCGTGATTTGATGCGCATGGCCAACGCCCTCGCTCAGCTCACTACATGTGGCGAATGATCGCCTGTCCGAACTCCGAGCACTTGACCTTGGTGGCGCCGTCCATCAAGCGATGAAAGTCGTAGGTGACGGTCTTGGCGTTGATCGCCGCTTCCACCCCTTTGATGATCAAGTCAGCGACCTCGTTCCAGCCGAGATGGCGGAACATCATCTCGCCGGAAAGGATGACCGAGCCGGGGTTGACCTGATCGAGGTTGGCGTACTTGGGAGCGGTGCCGTGCGTGGCCTCGAAGATGGCATGCCCGCTGAGGTAATTGATGTTGCCC of Deltaproteobacteria bacterium contains these proteins:
- a CDS encoding type II toxin-antitoxin system VapC family toxin translates to MRDASADTDTLTYLHAGHARVVERLRAVEDPDVGTTIVTKIELLRGRFDHVLKAATAAECLRAQERLLRTEELLAQILFVPLNQAAVAHVDRLRALPGLRRIGRADLLIAAIALAHKATLVTRNVGHFRRVPGLTVVN
- a CDS encoding helix-turn-helix domain-containing protein codes for the protein MRRATSTTTDVLTLEEVAEYLRLPRETIERAARQGCIPGRRIEDTWRFLRAAIDEWLRSHDGRTILLQQAGVLAEDEFLDSLRSAIYAERGRPETDTRDA